One Comamonas endophytica DNA window includes the following coding sequences:
- a CDS encoding YqiA/YcfP family alpha/beta fold hydrolase encodes MATTHLLYLHGFRSSPESAKARLMAAHVAAHHPGVHWWCPQLPPSPREAAQLLLDGTADWPRATTAVIGSSLGGFYASWFAQQRRCPSVLLNPAVFPARDLQRHIGEQTGWHDPEASFFFRAEFIDELQALDTRALPAAAPALAIIAKGDEVLDWREMVARYPEAQIELLEGGNHALDDFAFHMERIGRFLELV; translated from the coding sequence ATGGCCACAACCCATCTGCTGTACCTGCATGGCTTTCGCTCCTCGCCCGAATCCGCCAAGGCGCGGCTGATGGCCGCGCATGTCGCGGCGCACCATCCGGGCGTGCACTGGTGGTGCCCGCAGTTGCCGCCCTCCCCGCGCGAAGCCGCGCAGTTGCTGCTGGACGGCACGGCCGACTGGCCGCGTGCCACGACCGCGGTCATCGGCTCGTCGCTCGGCGGCTTCTACGCCAGCTGGTTCGCGCAGCAGCGGCGCTGCCCGAGCGTGCTGCTCAACCCGGCGGTTTTCCCGGCGCGCGACCTGCAGCGCCATATCGGCGAGCAGACCGGCTGGCACGATCCCGAGGCGAGTTTCTTCTTCCGCGCGGAGTTCATCGACGAGCTGCAGGCGCTGGACACGCGCGCGCTGCCCGCCGCCGCGCCCGCGCTGGCCATCATTGCCAAGGGCGACGAAGTGCTCGACTGGCGCGAGATGGTGGCGCGCTACCCCGAGGCGCAGATCGAGTTGCTCGAAGGCGGCAACCATGCGCTCGATGACTTCGCTTTCCATATGGAACGCATCGGGCGCTTTCTGGAATTGGTTTAG
- the rodA gene encoding rod shape-determining protein RodA, whose product MSAAEFDKPSVLQRIVPLFRGFDGPLVLLVLLLASIGLTAMYSSGFDHGTRFIDHGRNMLIAATLLFVVAQVPPQHIMKVAVPLYLLGVALLVAVAVFGITKKGAQRWVNVGVVIQPSELLKIATPLMLAWWFQRREGQLRSSDFALAMVLLLVPVGLIMKQPDLGTSLLVMAAGLSVIFFAGLPWKLVLPPVVLGFVGIVLIVWFEPQLCAEGVRWPVLHEYQQTRVCTLLDPTRDPLGKGFHILQGMIAIGSGGVWGKGFMAGTQTHLEFIPERTTDFIFAAFSEEFGLLGNLLLITAFLFLVWRGLVIAMRAQQLFARLMAAAVAMIFFTYAFVNMGMVSGILPVVGVPLPFVSYGGTAMVTLGLALGVLMSVARSQRQLPQDNTLSR is encoded by the coding sequence ATGTCTGCAGCAGAATTCGACAAGCCTTCGGTCCTCCAACGCATCGTGCCGCTGTTTCGCGGCTTTGACGGCCCGCTGGTCCTGCTGGTGCTGCTGCTGGCGTCGATCGGCCTCACGGCCATGTATTCCTCGGGTTTCGACCATGGCACGCGCTTCATCGACCATGGCCGCAATATGCTGATTGCCGCCACGCTGCTGTTCGTCGTGGCCCAGGTGCCGCCGCAGCACATCATGAAGGTGGCGGTGCCGCTGTATCTGCTGGGCGTGGCGCTGCTGGTGGCGGTGGCGGTTTTCGGCATCACCAAGAAGGGCGCGCAACGCTGGGTCAACGTGGGGGTGGTGATCCAGCCCAGCGAGCTGCTCAAGATCGCGACACCGCTGATGCTGGCCTGGTGGTTCCAGCGCCGCGAAGGCCAGTTGCGCTCGAGCGACTTCGCGCTGGCCATGGTGCTGCTGCTGGTGCCCGTGGGCCTGATCATGAAGCAGCCCGACCTGGGCACCTCGCTGCTGGTCATGGCCGCGGGCCTGTCGGTCATCTTCTTTGCCGGGCTGCCGTGGAAGCTGGTGCTGCCGCCGGTCGTGCTGGGGTTCGTGGGCATCGTGCTGATCGTCTGGTTCGAGCCGCAGCTATGCGCCGAGGGCGTGCGCTGGCCGGTGCTGCACGAGTACCAGCAGACCCGGGTCTGCACGCTGCTCGACCCGACGCGCGATCCGCTGGGCAAGGGCTTCCACATCCTGCAGGGCATGATCGCCATCGGCTCGGGCGGCGTCTGGGGCAAGGGCTTCATGGCCGGCACGCAGACGCACCTGGAATTCATTCCCGAGCGCACCACCGACTTCATCTTCGCGGCCTTCTCCGAGGAGTTCGGCCTGCTGGGCAACCTGCTGCTGATCACCGCCTTCCTGTTCCTGGTCTGGCGCGGCCTGGTCATCGCCATGCGCGCCCAGCAGCTGTTCGCGCGGCTGATGGCGGCGGCGGTGGCGATGATCTTCTTCACCTATGCCTTCGTCAACATGGGCATGGTCAGCGGCATCCTGCCGGTGGTCGGCGTGCCGCTGCCCTTCGTCAGCTATGGCGGCACGGCGATGGTCACGCTGGGGCTGGCGCTGGGCGTGCTGATGTCGGTGGCCCGCTCGCAGCGCCAGCTGCCCCAGGACAACACGCTGTCGCGCTGA
- the tldD gene encoding metalloprotease TldD — protein MISREPTIERLATARSLLLEPFGLDESHLARALAEIRSHQVDDADLYFQYTRAEGWSLEEGIVKTGSFSIDQGVGVRAVSGEKTAFAYSDDISEASLLDAARTVRSISSSALNQRARVVRPKVASSRSLYPGIDPIASMDSTAKVELLGRVEKLARAKDPRVVQVMAGLASEYDVVLVARADGTLAADVRPLVRLSVTVIAEHKGRREVGSSGGGGRFGLAYFSDEQISQYVDEAVHSALVNLEARPAPAGEMTVVLGPGWPGILFHEAVGHGLEGDFNRKGSSAFSGRIGQRVAAKGVTVLDDGTIADRRGSLNVDDEGCASQRNVLIEDGILKGYIQDSMNARLMGVAPTGNGRRESYAHIPMPRMTNTYMTGGDREPEEIVASIKKGLYATNFGGGQVDITSGKFVFSASEAYWVENGKILYPVKGATIVGSGPESLKKISMIGNDMRLDPGVGTCGKEGQSVPVGVGQPTLRIDGLTVGGTA, from the coding sequence ATGATCTCCCGCGAACCCACCATCGAACGCCTGGCCACGGCCCGCAGCTTGCTGCTCGAACCCTTCGGCCTGGATGAATCCCACCTCGCACGCGCCCTGGCCGAGATCCGCTCGCACCAGGTCGACGACGCCGACCTGTACTTCCAATACACCCGCGCCGAGGGCTGGAGCCTGGAGGAGGGCATCGTCAAGACGGGCTCCTTCAGCATCGACCAGGGCGTGGGCGTGCGCGCGGTCAGCGGCGAAAAGACGGCGTTTGCCTACTCAGACGATATTTCCGAGGCCTCGCTGCTCGACGCGGCGCGCACCGTGCGCAGCATCTCCAGCAGCGCGCTGAACCAGCGCGCCAGGGTGGTGCGCCCGAAGGTCGCCTCCAGCCGTTCGCTGTATCCGGGCATCGACCCGATCGCCTCGATGGACAGCACCGCCAAGGTCGAGCTGCTGGGCCGCGTCGAGAAGCTGGCGCGCGCCAAGGACCCGCGCGTGGTGCAGGTCATGGCGGGGCTGGCCAGCGAATACGACGTGGTGCTGGTGGCGCGCGCCGACGGCACGCTGGCGGCCGACGTGCGCCCGCTGGTGCGCCTGTCGGTCACGGTCATCGCCGAGCACAAGGGCCGGCGCGAGGTCGGTTCGTCCGGCGGCGGCGGCCGCTTCGGCCTGGCCTATTTCAGCGACGAGCAGATCAGCCAGTATGTCGATGAAGCCGTGCATTCGGCGCTGGTCAACCTCGAGGCGCGGCCCGCGCCAGCCGGCGAGATGACCGTGGTGCTTGGCCCGGGCTGGCCCGGCATCCTGTTCCACGAAGCCGTGGGCCATGGCCTCGAAGGCGACTTCAACCGCAAGGGCTCGAGCGCCTTCAGCGGCCGCATCGGCCAGCGCGTGGCGGCCAAGGGCGTCACCGTGCTGGACGACGGCACCATTGCCGACCGCCGCGGCTCGCTCAACGTCGATGACGAGGGCTGCGCCAGCCAGCGCAACGTGCTGATCGAGGACGGTATCCTCAAGGGCTACATCCAGGACTCGATGAACGCGCGCCTGATGGGCGTGGCGCCCACTGGCAACGGCCGGCGCGAGAGCTACGCGCACATTCCCATGCCGCGCATGACCAACACCTACATGACCGGCGGCGACCGCGAGCCCGAGGAAATCGTGGCCAGCATCAAGAAGGGCCTGTACGCCACCAACTTCGGCGGCGGCCAGGTCGACATCACCAGCGGCAAGTTCGTGTTCTCGGCCAGCGAGGCCTATTGGGTCGAGAACGGCAAGATCCTGTACCCGGTCAAGGGCGCCACGATCGTCGGCAGCGGCCCCGAGTCGCTCAAGAAGATCAGCATGATCGGCAACGACATGCGCCTCGATCCCGGCGTGGGCACCTGCGGCAAGGAAGGCCAGAGCGTGCCGGTGGGCGTGGGGCAGCCGACGCTGCGCATCGATGGCTTGACGGTGGGCGGCACGGCTTGA
- a CDS encoding 3-deoxy-7-phosphoheptulonate synthase has product MTAHTASSDSWYRSSAHKTGQTDDERIKDITVLPPPEHLIRFFPICGTPVEALIANTRHTIHRIMAREDDRLLVIIGPCSIHDPAAALDYARRLAAVREQYKDTLEIVMRVYFEKPRTTVGWKGLINDPYLDQSYRIDEGLRIARQLLIDINRLGLPAASEFLDVISPQYIADLISWGAIGARTTESQVHRELASGISAPIGFKNGTDGNIRIATDAIQSASRGHHFLSVHKNGQVAIVNTTGNQDCHVILRGGKAPNYDAQSVAEACADLRAAGLRDNLMVDCSHANSSKQHERQKDVARDIAGQVAGGSDSVFGLMIESHIHGGAQKFTPGKDDVCALKYGQSITDACLDWDDSLQTLAVLSQAVQARRVRQQAPSEAAALA; this is encoded by the coding sequence ATGACTGCTCACACCGCATCCAGCGATTCCTGGTATCGCAGCTCTGCCCACAAGACCGGCCAGACTGACGACGAACGCATCAAGGACATCACTGTGTTACCCCCTCCAGAGCATCTCATCCGCTTCTTCCCGATCTGCGGCACCCCGGTGGAAGCGCTGATCGCCAACACGCGGCACACCATCCACCGCATCATGGCGCGCGAGGACGACCGGCTGCTGGTCATTATCGGCCCCTGCTCGATCCACGATCCGGCCGCGGCGCTGGACTACGCGCGCCGCCTGGCCGCGGTGCGCGAGCAGTACAAGGACACGCTGGAGATCGTGATGCGGGTGTACTTCGAGAAGCCGCGCACCACCGTGGGCTGGAAGGGCCTGATCAACGACCCCTACCTCGACCAGAGCTACCGCATCGACGAGGGCCTGCGCATCGCGCGCCAGCTGCTGATCGACATCAACCGCCTGGGCCTGCCCGCGGCCAGCGAATTCCTCGACGTGATCTCGCCCCAATACATCGCCGACCTGATCAGCTGGGGCGCCATTGGCGCGCGCACCACCGAGAGCCAAGTCCACCGCGAGCTGGCCTCGGGCATCTCGGCGCCCATCGGCTTCAAGAACGGCACGGACGGCAACATCCGCATCGCCACCGACGCCATCCAGTCGGCCAGCCGCGGCCACCACTTCCTGTCGGTGCACAAGAACGGCCAGGTGGCCATCGTCAACACCACCGGCAACCAGGACTGCCACGTGATCCTGCGCGGCGGCAAGGCGCCCAACTATGACGCGCAAAGCGTGGCCGAAGCCTGCGCCGACCTGCGCGCCGCGGGACTGCGCGACAACCTGATGGTCGATTGCAGCCACGCCAACAGTTCCAAGCAGCATGAGCGCCAGAAGGACGTCGCGCGCGACATCGCCGGCCAGGTGGCGGGTGGTTCGGACTCGGTGTTCGGCCTGATGATCGAGAGCCACATCCATGGCGGCGCGCAGAAGTTCACGCCGGGCAAGGATGATGTGTGCGCGCTCAAGTACGGCCAGAGCATCACCGATGCCTGCCTGGACTGGGACGATTCGCTGCAGACCCTGGCCGTGCTGTCGCAGGCCGTGCAGGCGCGCCGCGTGCGCCAGCAGGCTCCGTCCGAGGCGGCAGCGCTGGCCTGA
- a CDS encoding YqcC family protein, with product MSLTAQHAEIREHLQNLQAQLQALDLWSAMPPSAEAMASTMPFMYDTLEFHQWLQWVFMPRLNALIEAGSPLPNNCHTHALGEHEFARLAPRDCGPLLAVLQRIDQRLNAGAAAH from the coding sequence ATGTCCCTTACTGCCCAGCACGCGGAAATCCGGGAACATCTGCAGAACCTGCAGGCGCAATTGCAAGCCCTCGATCTGTGGTCGGCCATGCCGCCGAGCGCCGAGGCCATGGCCTCGACCATGCCCTTCATGTATGACACGCTGGAGTTCCACCAGTGGCTGCAATGGGTGTTCATGCCGCGGCTCAATGCACTGATAGAAGCCGGCAGCCCCCTGCCCAACAACTGCCACACCCACGCCCTGGGCGAGCACGAGTTCGCGCGCCTGGCGCCGCGCGACTGCGGCCCGCTGCTGGCGGTGCTGCAGCGCATCGACCAGCGGCTCAACGCGGGCGCGGCCGCGCACTGA
- the mpl gene encoding UDP-N-acetylmuramate:L-alanyl-gamma-D-glutamyl-meso-diaminopimelate ligase gives MHIHILGICGTFMGGLAALAREAGHRVTGCDSGVYPPMSDQLRELGIELIEGYDADQIGLRPDMFVVGNVVSRARLPDGRAKYPLMEAILDAGLPYTSGPQWLSEHVLRGRHVLAVAGTHGKTTTTSMLAWILECAGLQPGFLVGGVPLDFGVSARLGAAARPVPGPGPEGAAPLFVIEADEYDTAFFDKRSKFVHYRPRTAILNNLEFDHADIFDDLAAIERQFHHLVRTVPSSGRIVSNALEESLVRVLHQGCWSEVCDFGAAVSDFSAQGEPQAFDVLQRGKVVGRLEWTLTGVHSQLNALAAIAAAEHVGVAPAEACAALARFQNVKRRMELRGTVRGIAVFDDFAHHPTAIRTTLDGLRRTTAPGQRILAVFEPRSNTMKLGAMKALLPWSLESADLVFCHTAGLDWDAAAALAPLGVGPGQRAQTAADIDTLVAQVVAAAQPGDQVVCMSNGGFGGIHARLMERLGAS, from the coding sequence ATGCACATACATATATTGGGGATTTGCGGCACCTTCATGGGCGGGCTCGCTGCGCTGGCACGCGAAGCCGGCCACCGCGTGACGGGCTGCGACAGCGGCGTCTATCCCCCGATGAGCGACCAGCTGCGCGAGCTGGGCATCGAGCTGATCGAAGGCTACGATGCCGACCAGATCGGCCTGCGCCCCGACATGTTCGTGGTCGGCAATGTGGTCAGCCGCGCGCGCCTGCCCGACGGGCGCGCGAAGTACCCGCTGATGGAAGCCATCCTCGACGCGGGCCTGCCCTACACCAGCGGCCCGCAGTGGCTGAGCGAGCATGTGCTGCGCGGGCGCCATGTGCTGGCCGTTGCCGGCACGCACGGCAAGACCACGACCACCTCGATGCTGGCCTGGATCCTCGAATGCGCGGGCCTGCAGCCCGGTTTCCTGGTCGGCGGCGTGCCGCTGGACTTCGGCGTGTCCGCCCGGCTGGGCGCCGCGGCGCGCCCGGTGCCCGGGCCCGGCCCCGAAGGCGCCGCGCCGCTGTTCGTCATCGAGGCCGACGAGTACGACACCGCCTTCTTCGACAAGCGCAGCAAGTTCGTGCATTACCGACCGCGCACCGCGATCCTCAACAACCTCGAGTTCGACCACGCCGACATCTTCGACGACCTGGCCGCGATCGAGCGCCAGTTCCACCACCTGGTGCGCACCGTGCCGTCCTCGGGACGCATCGTCAGCAACGCGCTCGAGGAAAGTCTGGTCCGGGTGCTGCACCAGGGCTGCTGGAGCGAGGTCTGCGACTTCGGCGCGGCCGTGAGCGACTTCAGCGCCCAGGGCGAGCCCCAGGCCTTCGACGTGCTGCAGCGCGGCAAGGTGGTCGGCCGGCTGGAATGGACATTGACCGGCGTGCACAGCCAGCTCAATGCGCTGGCTGCGATTGCCGCCGCCGAGCATGTGGGCGTGGCGCCGGCCGAGGCCTGCGCGGCGCTCGCGCGCTTCCAGAACGTCAAGCGCCGCATGGAGCTGCGCGGCACGGTGCGCGGCATTGCCGTGTTCGACGACTTCGCCCACCACCCCACGGCGATCCGCACCACGCTCGACGGCCTGCGCCGCACCACCGCGCCCGGGCAACGCATCCTGGCGGTGTTCGAGCCGCGCAGCAACACCATGAAGCTCGGCGCGATGAAGGCGCTGCTGCCCTGGTCACTGGAAAGCGCGGACTTGGTCTTTTGCCATACGGCGGGGCTGGACTGGGATGCGGCAGCGGCGCTGGCGCCGCTGGGCGTGGGGCCGGGACAGCGCGCGCAGACGGCTGCCGATATCGACACTCTTGTGGCACAGGTCGTGGCTGCGGCGCAGCCTGGGGATCAGGTGGTTTGCATGAGCAACGGGGGGTTCGGGGGGATCCATGCGCGGCTGATGGAGCGGCTGGGGGCTTCTTGA
- a CDS encoding TlpA family protein disulfide reductase, whose protein sequence is MTNPPNPPVDTSAPQSPRRRSWLGAGVAGAAAVAGAGFAWWRLGPGTAGPGVEEALWQRSFVTPEGAPLALADWRGQPLIVNFWATWCPPCVRELPLLSEFAGRKAAHGIQVVGLAVDKQPAVQKFLQRQPLAFPVGMAENGSQLTRELGNANGGLPFTVLLGRDGRLQQRKIGELSAQDLAQWAKS, encoded by the coding sequence ATGACAAATCCACCGAATCCGCCCGTTGACACCTCTGCCCCCCAATCGCCTCGCCGCCGGTCATGGCTTGGCGCGGGCGTGGCCGGCGCGGCGGCAGTTGCCGGGGCCGGCTTTGCCTGGTGGCGCCTCGGGCCCGGCACGGCAGGGCCAGGCGTCGAGGAGGCACTGTGGCAGCGCAGCTTCGTCACGCCCGAAGGCGCGCCGCTGGCGCTGGCCGACTGGCGCGGGCAGCCGCTGATCGTGAATTTCTGGGCCACCTGGTGCCCGCCCTGCGTGCGCGAGCTGCCGCTGCTGAGCGAATTCGCCGGCCGCAAGGCCGCGCATGGCATCCAGGTGGTAGGCTTGGCGGTCGACAAGCAGCCGGCGGTGCAGAAATTCCTTCAGCGCCAGCCGCTGGCGTTTCCGGTCGGCATGGCGGAGAACGGCAGCCAGCTCACGCGCGAACTGGGCAACGCCAACGGTGGTTTGCCGTTCACGGTCCTTCTTGGACGCGACGGCAGATTGCAACAACGTAAAATAGGCGAATTGAGCGCACAGGATCTTGCGCAATGGGCCAAAAGCTAG
- the accB gene encoding acetyl-CoA carboxylase biotin carboxyl carrier protein, translating to MDLRKLKTLIDLVSESNVSELEITEAEGKVRIVKSEGKVQQQYVAAPVAAPVAAAPAAAAAPAAELPAAAAAESGHVVKSPMVGTFYRSSSPGAKPFVDVGSEVKEGDTICIIEAMKILNEIEADKSGKITRILGENGQAVEYGQPLFVIE from the coding sequence ATGGATTTGCGAAAACTCAAGACCCTGATTGACCTGGTCTCTGAATCCAACGTGTCAGAGTTGGAAATCACCGAGGCCGAAGGCAAGGTGCGTATCGTCAAGAGCGAAGGGAAGGTGCAGCAGCAGTACGTTGCCGCTCCCGTGGCCGCACCCGTGGCAGCCGCGCCTGCCGCCGCCGCCGCGCCCGCAGCCGAGCTGCCCGCCGCGGCCGCAGCCGAGTCCGGTCATGTCGTGAAGTCGCCCATGGTCGGCACCTTCTACCGCTCGTCGAGCCCTGGCGCCAAGCCCTTCGTCGACGTCGGCTCCGAAGTCAAGGAAGGCGACACCATCTGCATCATCGAGGCCATGAAGATCCTCAACGAGATCGAGGCCGACAAGTCGGGCAAGATCACCCGCATCCTGGGCGAGAACGGCCAGGCGGTGGAATACGGACAACCGCTGTTCGTCATCGAGTGA
- the accC gene encoding acetyl-CoA carboxylase biotin carboxylase subunit — MFKKILVANRGEIALRIQRACRELGIKAVMVYSEADRDAKYVKLADEAVCIGPAPSPLSYLSMPAIISAAEVTDAEAIHPGYGFLSENADFAERVEKSGFQFIGPTPESIRIMGDKVSAKQAMIKAGVPCVPGSDGELPDDPVQIRRIAKAVGYPVIIKAAGGGGGRGMRVVHTEAALINAVQMTKAEAGAAFGNPAVYMEKYLQNPRHIEIQVLADKFKNAVYLGERDCSMQRRHQKVIEEAPAPGIPRRLIERIGERCVAACKKIGYRGAGTFEFLYENGEFYFIEMNTRVQVEHPVTEMISGVDIVKTQIMVAADEKLPFTQRQIELRGHAIECRINAEDPYKFTPSPGRITTWHAPGGPGVRVDSHVYTNYFVPPNYDSMIGKLIVHGDTREQALARMRTALLETVVEGINTNVPLHKDLMVDAKFMEGGTNIHYLEEWLQLRNPKR; from the coding sequence ATGTTTAAGAAAATTCTGGTGGCCAACCGGGGCGAGATCGCCCTGCGCATCCAGCGTGCCTGCCGCGAGCTGGGCATCAAGGCCGTGATGGTCTATTCCGAGGCCGACCGCGACGCGAAGTACGTCAAGCTCGCCGACGAGGCCGTCTGCATCGGCCCCGCGCCGTCGCCGCTGAGCTACCTCAGCATGCCGGCCATCATCTCCGCGGCCGAAGTGACCGATGCCGAAGCCATCCATCCCGGCTACGGCTTCCTGAGCGAGAACGCCGACTTCGCCGAGCGCGTGGAGAAAAGCGGTTTCCAGTTCATCGGCCCGACGCCCGAGTCGATCCGCATCATGGGCGACAAGGTCTCGGCCAAGCAGGCCATGATCAAGGCCGGCGTGCCGTGCGTGCCCGGCTCCGACGGCGAGCTGCCCGATGACCCGGTGCAGATCCGGCGCATCGCCAAGGCCGTGGGCTATCCGGTGATCATCAAGGCCGCCGGCGGCGGCGGTGGCCGCGGCATGCGCGTGGTGCATACCGAAGCCGCGCTGATCAATGCCGTGCAGATGACCAAGGCCGAAGCCGGTGCCGCTTTCGGCAATCCTGCCGTGTACATGGAAAAGTACCTGCAGAACCCGCGCCACATCGAGATCCAGGTGCTGGCCGACAAGTTCAAGAACGCCGTCTACCTCGGCGAGCGCGACTGCTCGATGCAGCGCCGCCACCAGAAGGTGATCGAGGAAGCGCCCGCGCCCGGCATCCCGCGCCGCCTGATCGAGCGCATCGGCGAGCGCTGCGTCGCGGCCTGCAAGAAGATCGGCTACCGCGGTGCGGGCACCTTCGAGTTCCTGTACGAGAACGGCGAGTTCTACTTCATCGAGATGAACACCCGCGTCCAGGTCGAGCACCCGGTCACGGAGATGATCTCGGGCGTGGACATCGTCAAGACGCAGATCATGGTCGCGGCCGACGAGAAGCTGCCGTTCACGCAGCGCCAGATCGAGCTGCGCGGCCATGCGATCGAATGCCGCATCAACGCCGAGGACCCGTACAAGTTCACGCCGTCCCCCGGCCGGATCACCACCTGGCATGCGCCGGGCGGCCCGGGCGTGCGCGTCGATTCGCACGTGTACACCAACTACTTCGTGCCCCCGAACTACGACTCGATGATCGGCAAGCTGATCGTGCACGGCGACACCCGCGAGCAGGCCCTGGCCCGCATGCGCACGGCGCTGCTGGAAACCGTGGTCGAAGGCATCAATACCAACGTGCCGCTGCACAAGGACCTGATGGTGGATGCCAAGTTCATGGAAGGCGGCACCAACATCCATTACCTGGAAGAGTGGCTGCAGCTGCGCAACCCCAAGCGATGA
- the prmA gene encoding 50S ribosomal protein L11 methyltransferase gives MFELSLLCPEDRVETISDALDALDALSVSVEDADAQTEAEQALFGEPGMPPPKEGWQRSRVVALFPSEALAQEARQVLSLQDFFEGCKLLGVNEVPEQDWVRLTQSQFAPVDITPEFWIVPTWHELPEQAKVSIRLDPGLAFGTGTHPTTRMCLRWIARQPKGSLGRVLDYGCGSGILAIGAAKFGAVDIDAVDIDTAAVDSTLQNAQANEVQLSAGLPDKARGEYGTVLANILASPLKVLAPLLCAHVAEGGHLVLAGILERQADELKEAYAPWIQLEVADSEDGWILMTAAR, from the coding sequence ATGTTTGAACTGAGCCTGCTGTGCCCGGAAGACCGGGTGGAAACCATCAGCGACGCACTCGATGCGCTGGATGCATTGAGCGTGTCCGTCGAAGACGCCGACGCACAGACCGAGGCCGAGCAGGCCCTGTTCGGCGAACCCGGCATGCCCCCGCCCAAGGAGGGCTGGCAGCGCAGCCGCGTGGTGGCGCTGTTTCCCAGCGAGGCACTGGCGCAGGAAGCGCGCCAGGTGCTGAGCCTGCAGGACTTCTTCGAGGGCTGCAAGCTGCTGGGAGTGAACGAGGTGCCCGAGCAGGACTGGGTGCGGCTGACGCAGTCGCAGTTCGCGCCGGTGGACATCACGCCCGAGTTCTGGATCGTGCCCACCTGGCACGAGTTGCCCGAGCAGGCCAAGGTGAGCATCCGGCTCGACCCAGGCCTGGCTTTTGGCACCGGCACCCATCCCACGACCCGCATGTGCCTGCGCTGGATCGCGCGCCAGCCCAAGGGATCGCTGGGCCGCGTGCTGGACTACGGCTGCGGCTCGGGCATCCTGGCCATCGGCGCCGCCAAGTTCGGCGCGGTGGACATCGATGCCGTCGACATCGACACCGCGGCCGTCGATTCGACGCTGCAGAACGCCCAGGCCAACGAGGTGCAGCTGTCCGCCGGCCTGCCCGACAAGGCGCGCGGCGAATACGGCACGGTGCTGGCCAACATCCTGGCCTCGCCGCTGAAGGTGCTGGCGCCGCTGCTGTGCGCGCATGTGGCCGAGGGCGGCCATCTGGTGCTGGCCGGTATCCTGGAGCGCCAGGCCGACGAGCTCAAGGAGGCCTACGCGCCCTGGATCCAGCTGGAAGTCGCGGACAGCGAAGACGGCTGGATCCTGATGACCGCCGCGCGCTGA
- a CDS encoding DUF3426 domain-containing protein, producing MAASADAAQASSDPFALPYHDPDHDRVRGRDREPPPDAEPGFIRAARRRALWHAPGMRLALGLGSALLLLALALQVALQERNALAAWNPALRPALQGLCALTGCTLSARQDIDRVVIAGSAFARTAQAGQYLLSLTIENQAATELAMPAVELTFTDLQDQPVLRRVLLPADMQAPTTLGAHAEWSVRLPLAVTATPARIAGYRVLVFYP from the coding sequence TTGGCCGCTTCCGCGGACGCGGCGCAGGCGTCCAGCGATCCTTTTGCGCTGCCCTACCACGACCCTGACCACGACCGGGTTCGTGGCCGTGATCGCGAACCGCCGCCTGACGCCGAGCCCGGCTTCATCCGCGCCGCCCGGCGCCGCGCGCTGTGGCATGCGCCCGGCATGCGCCTGGCGCTGGGCCTGGGCAGCGCGCTGCTACTGCTGGCACTGGCGCTGCAGGTCGCGCTGCAGGAGCGCAATGCGCTGGCGGCGTGGAATCCCGCGCTGCGCCCGGCTTTGCAGGGCCTGTGCGCGCTGACCGGCTGCACGCTCTCGGCGCGCCAGGACATCGATCGGGTGGTCATTGCCGGCTCGGCCTTCGCGCGCACCGCGCAGGCCGGCCAATACCTGCTGTCGCTGACCATTGAAAACCAGGCCGCCACCGAGCTGGCCATGCCCGCGGTGGAGCTCACGTTCACCGACCTGCAGGACCAGCCGGTGCTGCGCCGGGTATTGCTGCCCGCCGACATGCAGGCGCCCACGACCCTGGGGGCCCATGCCGAGTGGAGCGTGCGCCTTCCACTGGCCGTCACCGCCACGCCCGCCCGCATCGCGGGTTATCGTGTGCTTGTCTTCTATCCCTGA